One region of Mycolicibacterium insubricum genomic DNA includes:
- the rpmG gene encoding 50S ribosomal protein L33 has product MASSTDVRPKITLACEVCKHRNYITKKNRRNDPDRLELKKFCPNCGKHQGHRESR; this is encoded by the coding sequence GTGGCCTCCAGTACCGATGTGCGGCCGAAGATCACTTTGGCCTGCGAGGTGTGCAAGCACCGCAACTACATCACCAAGAAGAACCGTCGCAACGACCCGGATCGGCTGGAACTGAAGAAGTTCTGCCCGAACTGCGGCAAGCATCAGGGTCACCGCGAATCCCGCTGA
- the hadA gene encoding (3R)-hydroxyacyl-ACP dehydratase subunit HadA, with amino-acid sequence MLSDDLVGYHFRYPDHYEVEREKIREFAAAVKATDAPFHDDDAAVGLGFPGLLAPPTFASMLGYLAQTGMFDAAGIALTDAQIVQVDQEFKYLRPIHVGDSLYADVTVQSIRHAHGTDLIVLKTVITDGDGAAVQETYTTLAGRSEENGESGFSDGTA; translated from the coding sequence GTGTTGAGTGACGACCTGGTCGGCTATCACTTCCGCTATCCCGACCACTACGAGGTGGAGCGCGAGAAGATCCGCGAGTTCGCGGCCGCGGTCAAGGCCACCGACGCGCCCTTCCACGATGACGATGCGGCGGTCGGGCTCGGGTTCCCCGGGCTCCTCGCACCCCCGACCTTCGCCTCAATGCTCGGTTACCTGGCGCAGACGGGGATGTTCGACGCCGCCGGGATCGCACTCACCGACGCCCAGATCGTTCAGGTGGATCAAGAGTTCAAGTACCTGCGGCCCATCCACGTCGGCGACAGCCTGTACGCCGACGTGACGGTGCAGTCCATCCGGCACGCGCACGGAACGGACCTCATTGTGCTCAAGACCGTCATCACCGACGGTGACGGCGCCGCAGTTCAGGAGACCTACACCACCTTGGCGGGGCGTAGCGAGGAAAACGGAGAGAGTGGTTTCAGCGATGGCACTGCGTAG
- the hadB gene encoding (3R)-hydroxyacyl-ACP dehydratase subunit HadB: MALRSFDSVKVGDPLPEKVYPLTRQDLVNYAGVSGDLNPIHWDDEIARMVGLEDGAIAHGMLTMGIGGGYVTEWVGDPAAVTEYNVRFTSFVTVPNDGVGTELVFNGRVKSVDPETKTVTVALSATTGGKKIFGRAVASAKLA, translated from the coding sequence ATGGCACTGCGTAGTTTCGATTCGGTCAAAGTCGGCGACCCGCTGCCGGAGAAGGTCTACCCGCTGACCCGGCAGGACCTGGTGAACTACGCCGGCGTGTCCGGTGACCTGAACCCGATCCACTGGGACGACGAGATCGCCCGGATGGTCGGGCTGGAAGACGGCGCGATCGCCCACGGCATGCTCACCATGGGCATCGGTGGCGGCTATGTCACCGAGTGGGTCGGCGACCCGGCCGCGGTCACCGAGTACAACGTGCGTTTCACCAGCTTCGTGACCGTCCCCAACGACGGCGTCGGCACCGAGCTCGTCTTCAACGGGCGGGTGAAGTCCGTCGACCCCGAGACCAAGACGGTCACCGTGGCGCTGTCTGCCACCACGGGCGGGAAGAAGATCTTCGGCCGCGCGGTCGCGTCGGCGAAGTTGGCGTAA
- a CDS encoding FAS1-like dehydratase domain-containing protein has product MALNLDVVGMEHKYSRTFVVGREQIREFAKAIKCDNPVSQDLEAAAEAGHDGLMAPVTFSAVMALLVQKEFFRVHDFGVDTMQIVQTDQRFVFHKPLKEGDELSCWFVVETHKESFGVDIVTSRNVVRNQEGEMVLEAFTTLMGRDSEAMADIKLSL; this is encoded by the coding sequence ATGGCGCTGAACCTCGACGTCGTCGGCATGGAGCACAAGTACTCCCGCACCTTTGTGGTGGGGCGGGAGCAGATCCGTGAGTTCGCCAAGGCGATCAAGTGCGACAACCCGGTCAGCCAGGATCTGGAGGCGGCCGCCGAGGCCGGACACGACGGGCTGATGGCGCCGGTCACCTTCTCCGCGGTGATGGCGTTGCTGGTGCAGAAGGAATTCTTCCGGGTGCACGACTTCGGGGTCGACACCATGCAGATCGTCCAGACCGACCAGCGCTTCGTGTTCCACAAGCCCCTCAAGGAGGGCGACGAGCTGTCCTGCTGGTTCGTCGTCGAGACGCACAAGGAGTCCTTCGGCGTCGACATCGTCACCAGCCGCAATGTGGTGCGCAATCAGGAGGGTGAGATGGTGCTGGAAGCATTCACCACCCTGATGGGCCGGGACTCCGAGGCGATGGCCGATATCAAGCTCAGCCTCTGA
- the secE gene encoding preprotein translocase subunit SecE: protein MSDERDAADEVGGADDTDDAPVSSWKPGDDAPAAPVRPTGKRSRQRAATAVVDDESEGEADDDEGAGATKTVTKKQPKTRAKKAKTGPSRNPIMFVINYLKQVVAELRKVIWPNRNQMVTYTVVVLVFLVFMTALISLSDLGLAQLVLKVFG, encoded by the coding sequence GTGAGCGACGAGCGCGACGCGGCCGACGAAGTCGGCGGTGCCGACGACACCGACGACGCTCCGGTGTCGTCCTGGAAGCCCGGCGACGACGCACCGGCGGCGCCGGTCCGGCCCACCGGCAAGCGTTCTCGGCAGCGTGCCGCCACCGCGGTCGTCGACGACGAGTCCGAGGGCGAGGCCGATGACGACGAGGGTGCCGGCGCCACCAAGACGGTGACCAAGAAGCAGCCGAAGACGCGCGCCAAGAAGGCCAAGACCGGACCGTCGCGCAACCCGATCATGTTCGTCATCAACTACCTCAAGCAGGTGGTTGCCGAGCTGCGCAAGGTCATCTGGCCGAACCGCAACCAGATGGTCACCTACACCGTCGTGGTCCTGGTGTTCCTGGTGTTCATGACGGCGCTGATCAGCCTGTCCGATCTGGGCCTGGCGCAATTGGTGCTGAAGGTGTTCGGCTGA
- the nusG gene encoding transcription termination/antitermination protein NusG — protein sequence MTTVTSFEGDEPTADDGETADTAVAESAAESPAEDLDPAVALKKELRAKPGDWYVIHSYAGYENKVKANLETRVQNLDVGDYIFQVEVPTEEVTEIKNGQRKQVNRKVLPGYILVRMDLTDDSWSAVRNTPGVTGFVGATSRPTALSLDDVVKFLLPQGAAKKAAKSTAAAAGAGTEATLERPEILVDYEVGESVTVMDGPFATLPTSISEVNAEQQKLKVLVSIFGRETPVELAFTQVAKI from the coding sequence TTGACAACCGTGACGAGCTTCGAGGGCGACGAGCCCACGGCCGACGACGGCGAGACCGCTGACACCGCGGTCGCCGAGTCCGCGGCGGAAAGCCCGGCCGAGGATCTGGACCCGGCCGTCGCGCTGAAGAAAGAGTTGCGCGCCAAGCCGGGCGACTGGTACGTCATCCACTCCTACGCCGGCTACGAGAACAAGGTGAAGGCCAACCTCGAGACCCGCGTGCAGAACCTCGACGTCGGCGACTACATCTTCCAGGTCGAGGTGCCGACCGAAGAGGTCACCGAGATCAAGAACGGCCAGCGCAAGCAGGTCAACCGCAAGGTCCTGCCGGGCTACATCCTGGTCCGGATGGACCTGACCGACGACTCCTGGTCCGCCGTGCGCAACACCCCGGGTGTCACCGGGTTCGTCGGCGCGACGTCGCGGCCCACGGCGCTGTCGCTGGACGACGTGGTGAAGTTCCTGCTGCCGCAGGGCGCGGCGAAGAAGGCCGCCAAGTCGACCGCCGCGGCCGCCGGAGCGGGAACCGAGGCAACCCTGGAGCGGCCGGAAATCCTGGTCGACTACGAGGTGGGCGAGTCGGTCACCGTCATGGACGGCCCGTTCGCCACGCTGCCGACGTCGATCAGCGAGGTCAACGCCGAACAGCAGAAGCTCAAGGTGCTGGTGTCCATTTTCGGTCGCGAGACACCCGTCGAGCTGGCCTTCACTCAGGTCGCCAAGATCTGA
- the rplK gene encoding 50S ribosomal protein L11, producing MAPKKKVTGLIKLQIQAGQANPAPPVGPALGQHGVNIMEFCKAYNAATESQRGNVIPVEITVYEDRSFTFALKTPPAARLLLKAAGVQKGSGEPHKTKVAKVSWDQVREIAETKKEDLNANDIDAAAKIIAGTARSMGITVE from the coding sequence ATGGCCCCGAAGAAGAAGGTCACCGGGCTGATCAAGCTGCAGATCCAGGCCGGGCAGGCCAACCCCGCCCCGCCCGTCGGCCCTGCGTTGGGTCAGCACGGCGTCAACATCATGGAGTTCTGCAAGGCGTACAACGCCGCGACCGAGTCGCAGCGCGGCAACGTCATCCCGGTGGAGATCACCGTCTACGAGGATCGCAGCTTCACCTTCGCCCTGAAGACCCCGCCCGCCGCCAGGCTGCTGCTCAAGGCCGCCGGTGTGCAGAAGGGCTCCGGCGAGCCGCATAAGACCAAGGTCGCCAAGGTGAGCTGGGATCAGGTGCGCGAGATCGCCGAGACCAAGAAGGAAGATCTCAACGCCAACGACATCGACGCCGCCGCCAAGATCATCGCCGGCACCGCGCGTTCGATGGGCATCACCGTCGAATAA
- the rplA gene encoding 50S ribosomal protein L1, translating into MSKNSKAYREAAAKIDKTKLYTPLEAAKLAKETSSKNQDSTVEVAIRLGVDPRKADQMVRGTVNLPHGTGKTARVAVFAVGEKAEAAIAAGADVVGSDDLIEKIQGGFLDFDAAIATPDQMAKVGRIARVLGPRGLMPNPKTGTVTPDVAKAVSDIKGGKINFRVDKQANLHFVIGKASFDDTKLAENYGAALDEILRAKPSSSKGRYLKKVVVSTTTGPGIPVDPAVTRNFVEEA; encoded by the coding sequence ATGAGCAAGAACAGCAAGGCATACCGCGAGGCCGCCGCCAAGATCGACAAGACCAAGCTGTACACCCCGCTGGAGGCCGCGAAGCTGGCCAAGGAGACCTCGTCGAAGAACCAGGACTCGACCGTTGAGGTCGCGATCCGGCTCGGCGTGGACCCCCGCAAAGCCGACCAGATGGTGCGCGGCACCGTGAACCTGCCGCACGGCACCGGTAAGACCGCCCGGGTTGCGGTGTTCGCGGTCGGCGAGAAGGCCGAGGCCGCGATCGCCGCCGGCGCCGATGTGGTCGGCAGCGACGACCTGATCGAGAAGATCCAGGGCGGATTCCTGGACTTCGACGCCGCGATCGCCACCCCGGACCAGATGGCCAAGGTCGGCCGGATCGCCCGCGTGCTGGGCCCGCGCGGCCTGATGCCCAACCCCAAGACCGGCACCGTCACCCCGGACGTCGCCAAGGCGGTTTCCGACATCAAGGGCGGCAAGATCAACTTCCGCGTCGACAAGCAGGCCAACCTGCACTTCGTCATCGGCAAGGCGTCGTTCGACGACACCAAGCTGGCCGAGAACTACGGCGCCGCGCTGGATGAGATCCTGCGCGCCAAGCCGTCGTCGTCCAAGGGCCGCTACCTGAAGAAGGTCGTCGTCTCGACGACCACCGGCCCCGGCATCCCGGTCGACCCGGCTGTCACCCGGAATTTCGTCGAAGAGGCATAG
- a CDS encoding M15 family metallopeptidase, protein MPIVDLLRLTRRLARSRSTFVCAAAAAATLNPAVATAEPTAAEAGFVEIHRVVPDAVVDLRYATTDNFTGTQLYPTGAQCLVHESLAPGLTTAAAALRAQGARLVFWDCYRPHSVQVKMFQVVPDPNWVAKPGTSARSHTAGRSVDVTLVDAAGRLLDMGTGFDDFSPRALAYATDGVSAAAQANRALLRQAMAAGGLSVYSGEWWHFDGPGAAVDRPILEVPLV, encoded by the coding sequence ATGCCGATTGTGGACCTGTTGCGATTGACCCGCCGTTTGGCGCGCAGCAGGTCCACATTCGTCTGCGCGGCGGCCGCCGCGGCGACGTTGAACCCGGCCGTGGCAACCGCCGAGCCGACCGCGGCCGAGGCCGGGTTCGTCGAGATCCACCGGGTGGTGCCGGACGCCGTTGTCGACCTGCGCTACGCCACCACGGACAATTTCACCGGCACGCAGCTCTACCCGACGGGCGCGCAGTGCCTGGTGCACGAATCCCTGGCCCCGGGCCTGACGACGGCGGCCGCGGCGCTGCGCGCACAGGGCGCCCGGTTGGTGTTCTGGGACTGCTACCGGCCGCATTCGGTTCAGGTGAAGATGTTCCAGGTGGTGCCCGACCCGAACTGGGTGGCCAAGCCCGGAACCAGTGCCCGCAGCCACACCGCGGGGCGCTCGGTGGACGTCACCCTGGTCGACGCCGCGGGCCGGCTGCTCGACATGGGTACCGGGTTCGACGACTTCAGCCCGCGGGCACTGGCCTACGCCACCGACGGGGTGAGCGCGGCGGCGCAGGCCAACCGGGCGCTGCTACGCCAGGCGATGGCCGCCGGCGGGCTCAGCGTGTACTCGGGGGAGTGGTGGCACTTCGACGGGCCGGGCGCGGCGGTCGACCGCCCGATCCTCGAGGTGCCGCTCGTCTAG
- a CDS encoding cyclopropane mycolic acid synthase family methyltransferase has protein sequence MRHESNLKPKYEELSSIYDISNEFYELFLGDTMGYTCGYFEREDSSGDEAQIAKFDLALGKLGLQPGMTLLDIGCGWGAGMARAVEKYDVNVIGLTLSGEQQQYAIEKLSKIPTTRTVEVRLQGWEEFDEQVDRIVSIGAFEHFGFDRYPAFFRMAYDALPDDGVMLLHTITGFDLRRAQELGLSMTFEHARFAKFIADEIFPGGRLPSVPKVQENAEAAGFTVARVQEIGPHYVRTLAIWEDALHAHRDEAIALQGQVVYDRFDKYLSGCQKYFASGHISVHQFTLTK, from the coding sequence ATGAGACACGAATCGAATCTGAAGCCCAAATACGAAGAGCTGTCATCGATTTACGACATCTCCAACGAGTTCTACGAACTGTTCCTCGGCGACACCATGGGCTATACCTGCGGTTACTTCGAGCGCGAGGACTCCTCCGGCGACGAGGCGCAGATCGCCAAATTCGACCTGGCCCTCGGCAAACTCGGACTGCAACCGGGAATGACGCTGCTCGACATCGGTTGCGGCTGGGGCGCCGGCATGGCGCGCGCCGTCGAGAAGTACGACGTCAACGTCATCGGCCTGACGCTGTCGGGCGAACAGCAGCAGTACGCGATCGAGAAACTCTCGAAGATCCCGACCACCCGCACGGTCGAGGTGCGGCTGCAGGGCTGGGAGGAGTTCGACGAGCAGGTCGACCGCATCGTGTCGATCGGCGCGTTCGAGCACTTCGGCTTCGACCGGTATCCGGCATTCTTCCGGATGGCCTACGACGCCCTGCCCGACGACGGGGTGATGCTGCTGCACACCATCACCGGCTTCGACCTGCGCCGCGCCCAGGAGCTGGGCCTGTCGATGACCTTCGAGCACGCCCGGTTCGCCAAGTTCATCGCCGACGAGATCTTCCCCGGCGGCCGGCTGCCGTCGGTGCCCAAGGTGCAGGAGAACGCGGAGGCGGCCGGGTTCACCGTCGCCCGCGTGCAGGAGATCGGGCCGCACTACGTGCGCACCCTGGCGATCTGGGAGGACGCCCTGCACGCGCACCGGGACGAGGCGATCGCGCTGCAGGGGCAGGTGGTCTACGACCGGTTCGACAAATACCTCAGCGGCTGCCAGAAGTACTTCGCGTCCGGGCACATCAGCGTGCACCAGTTCACGCTGACGAAGTAG